Proteins encoded together in one Halorubellus sp. JP-L1 window:
- a CDS encoding AIR synthase family protein: MDLGKVDREFLDAHVLDHLGAPREDVALGPAHGVDFGVVDVDGTALVAATDPVSILPALGWERAAEFALGVVLADVAVSGIPPSHLAVSFSLPPEMTDEAFAAVWETIDAECRDLGVSVLTGHTARYSGCSFPWVGAATALAVGDHADVVRPDGARPGDRIVVTNGPAAEAAGLLTTLYPAGFDLDPDTLAAAQSRLEDASCVREALRVAAAADVHAMHDATEGGLAGALNEVAAGAGVRIDVDGERVPYMDGVRAACRALDVDPWACTSSGTLVVAVPPEAVDDALDALHAEGATVAEVGCVSEGAGVYLDGERLEHPDVDPSWAAYERLATEHGDD; this comes from the coding sequence ATGGACCTCGGCAAGGTCGACCGCGAGTTCCTCGACGCGCACGTCCTCGACCACCTCGGCGCTCCGCGCGAGGACGTCGCGCTCGGACCGGCCCACGGCGTCGACTTCGGCGTCGTGGACGTGGACGGAACGGCGCTCGTCGCGGCGACGGACCCGGTGTCGATCCTGCCGGCGCTCGGCTGGGAGCGCGCCGCCGAGTTCGCGCTCGGCGTGGTGCTCGCGGACGTCGCCGTGTCCGGGATTCCGCCGAGTCACCTCGCCGTCTCGTTCTCGCTGCCGCCCGAGATGACCGACGAGGCGTTCGCGGCGGTCTGGGAGACGATCGACGCGGAGTGCCGGGACCTCGGCGTGAGCGTCCTCACCGGCCACACCGCGCGCTACAGCGGGTGTTCGTTCCCGTGGGTGGGTGCGGCGACGGCGCTGGCGGTCGGCGACCACGCGGACGTCGTCCGCCCGGACGGCGCCCGTCCCGGCGACCGCATCGTCGTGACGAACGGGCCGGCGGCGGAGGCCGCTGGCCTCCTCACGACGCTCTACCCGGCGGGGTTCGACCTCGATCCGGACACCTTGGCGGCCGCGCAGTCCCGCCTGGAGGACGCTTCGTGCGTCCGCGAGGCGCTCCGGGTCGCCGCGGCGGCGGACGTACACGCGATGCACGACGCGACCGAGGGCGGCCTCGCCGGCGCGCTGAACGAGGTCGCGGCCGGTGCGGGCGTCCGCATCGACGTCGACGGCGAGCGCGTGCCGTACATGGACGGCGTCCGCGCCGCCTGTCGCGCACTCGACGTGGACCCGTGGGCGTGCACGTCCTCGGGGACGCTCGTCGTCGCCGTCCCGCCCGAGGCCGTCGACGACGCGCTCGACGCCCTGCACGCGGAAGGAGCGACCGTGGCCGAGGTCGGTTGCGTCTCCGAGGGCGCTGGCGTCTACCTCGACGGCGAGCGCCTCGAGCACCCCGACGTCGACCCGTCGTGGGCGGCGTACGAGCGGCTCGCGACCGAGCACGGCGACGACTGA
- the thiD gene encoding bifunctional hydroxymethylpyrimidine kinase/phosphomethylpyrimidine kinase — translation MRKAAPVSRPVALTVAGSDAGGGAGVQADLQTFAGHDVHGTSVVTAVTAQHTRGVESTHVLPPGEVAAQIDAVADDFAVGAVKTGMLATVDVVETVHDHVRQVDAPLVVDPVMVATSGDRLLDRDAERAYDDLLADATVATPNADEAAVLADVDVESVSDARDAALAIRDRGVDHVLVTGGHLEDDDAVTDVLATEDSVRTFTHDRIRDAATHGSGCTLSAAIAATLAREAGNDDRRNDATGRSVASDVVVDAVADATTVLERAVRYHHDVGQGPGAVQHLVDARTDAALPAVARDVERVVAHVETATAPVDALIPEVGTNVVGAPAHAETVAETVAVDGRLATTYAGVRATGGVRPGASSHVARFLLAAREHHPELRYAANCRYDDAVADALDALEWPVAAYDRADEPDDAPGTMDWGTDRAYRHADLRPVAVVDRGAHGKEPMTKLATETADELANRLDALATELANGDQ, via the coding sequence ATGCGCAAGGCCGCTCCAGTCAGTCGTCCGGTCGCGCTCACGGTCGCGGGCAGCGACGCCGGCGGCGGTGCAGGCGTCCAGGCGGATCTCCAGACGTTCGCCGGCCACGACGTCCACGGCACGAGCGTCGTCACGGCCGTGACCGCCCAGCACACGCGCGGCGTCGAGTCGACGCACGTCCTCCCGCCCGGCGAGGTCGCCGCGCAGATCGACGCCGTCGCCGACGACTTCGCCGTCGGCGCGGTCAAGACCGGGATGCTCGCCACCGTCGACGTCGTCGAGACCGTCCACGACCACGTCCGGCAGGTCGACGCACCGCTCGTCGTCGACCCGGTCATGGTCGCGACGAGCGGCGACCGACTCCTCGACCGCGACGCCGAACGCGCGTACGACGACCTGCTCGCCGACGCCACGGTCGCGACGCCGAACGCCGACGAAGCCGCCGTCCTCGCCGACGTCGACGTCGAATCGGTCTCGGACGCGCGAGACGCAGCCCTCGCGATCCGCGACCGCGGCGTCGACCACGTCCTCGTCACCGGCGGCCACCTCGAAGACGACGACGCCGTCACCGACGTCCTCGCCACCGAAGACTCGGTTCGCACGTTCACGCACGACCGCATCCGGGACGCGGCCACGCACGGTTCCGGGTGCACGCTCTCGGCCGCCATCGCCGCCACTCTCGCTCGCGAGGCTGGGAACGACGACCGAAGAAACGACGCCACCGGCCGATCCGTCGCCAGCGACGTCGTCGTCGACGCCGTCGCGGACGCCACCACCGTCCTCGAACGCGCCGTCCGCTACCACCACGACGTCGGGCAGGGGCCCGGTGCCGTCCAGCACCTCGTCGACGCCCGTACCGACGCCGCGCTCCCCGCCGTCGCCCGCGACGTCGAACGCGTCGTCGCGCACGTCGAGACCGCGACCGCACCCGTCGACGCCCTGATCCCGGAGGTCGGCACGAACGTCGTCGGCGCACCCGCGCACGCCGAGACCGTCGCCGAGACCGTCGCCGTCGACGGCCGCCTCGCGACCACCTACGCCGGCGTGCGCGCCACCGGCGGCGTCCGCCCCGGCGCATCCAGTCACGTCGCGCGGTTCCTACTCGCCGCACGCGAACACCACCCCGAACTCCGGTACGCCGCGAACTGCCGGTACGACGACGCCGTCGCCGACGCACTCGACGCACTCGAGTGGCCCGTCGCCGCCTACGACCGCGCCGACGAACCCGACGACGCCCCCGGAACGATGGACTGGGGCACCGACCGCGCGTACCGCCACGCGGACCTGCGACCCGTCGCGGTCGTCGACCGCGGCGCTCACGGCAAGGAACCGATGACGAAACTCGCGACCGAGACCGCCGACGAACTCGCGAACCGACTCGACGCACTCGCGACCGAACTCGCGAACGGCGACCAGTAA
- the mutS gene encoding DNA mismatch repair protein MutS: MPAATGIVGEFLALKEATDADVLAMQVGDFYEFFGDDAELVADELDLKTSEKSSQGGSYPMAGVPIDDLTPYLKALVERGYRVAVADQHDGADGPERDIARVVTPGTLLETTDADARFLAAVVDDGDAYGLAFADVTTGQFVVTSTDDVDAALSEVYRFDPAEVLPGPGVRDDDVVERVRDHTDARLTLHDDEAFAPGRATHAARDHFGAETFESVGATDAAVRAAGAILAYVDATDAGVLASMTRVRTLADDDRVTLDATTQRNLELTETMQGGAEGSLLATLDHTVTSAGRRRLAAWLQRPRRDVDALRDRQNAVEALASAALARDALRELLGDAYDLERLASKATSQSATPRDLARVRDTLALVAVVHDRIVDDPTLADSPLATVLDADTRERAATLEGELDAALVADPPQTTTQGGIFAPGYDDDIDDVRDRHDAAREYFDTLEQSVKRETGLTHVTVDRNRTDGWYVQVGRSEADRMPERFREVKTLKNSRRFVTDELEERERDLVQLEDRRSDLERERFQALRETVAEHAALLQDVGRAFAYVDALASFAEHAVANDWTRPELTTDDVLDVDAGRHPVVEQTTEFVPNDLALDADRRFAVVTGPNMSGKSTYMRQTALIVLLAQVGSFVPADAARVGVVDGVFTRVGALDELAQGRSTFMVEMTELANILHTATADSLVVLDEVGRGTATYDGISIAWAATEYLHNEVRAKTLFATHYHELTTLADHLERVVNVHVAADERDGDVTFLRTVREGPTDRSYGVHVADLAGVPEPVVERSREVLDRLREDEAIEARGGSGGDGTRQVVFDLESGELRPGGAAANAAASGSREGSAPQSDEGASGAAADDAMGAAADGAGGADSAGRGSNASVDGGAGGADEGLSRAEREVLAELADVDVAETTPVEVLSRVQAWQERLEEQ; encoded by the coding sequence ATGCCAGCGGCGACGGGAATCGTCGGCGAGTTCCTCGCGCTCAAGGAGGCGACCGACGCCGACGTGCTCGCGATGCAAGTGGGTGACTTCTACGAGTTCTTCGGCGACGACGCCGAACTCGTCGCCGACGAACTCGACCTGAAGACCAGCGAGAAGTCCAGCCAGGGCGGGTCGTACCCGATGGCGGGCGTCCCCATCGACGACCTCACGCCGTACCTCAAGGCGCTCGTCGAACGCGGCTACCGGGTCGCCGTCGCGGACCAGCACGACGGCGCGGACGGCCCGGAACGCGACATCGCCAGGGTCGTCACGCCGGGGACGCTCCTCGAGACGACCGACGCGGACGCACGATTCCTCGCCGCCGTCGTCGACGACGGCGACGCGTACGGCCTCGCGTTCGCGGACGTCACCACCGGCCAGTTCGTCGTCACCAGTACCGACGACGTCGACGCCGCACTCTCGGAAGTGTACCGGTTCGATCCAGCGGAGGTCCTCCCCGGCCCCGGCGTCCGCGACGACGACGTCGTCGAGCGCGTCCGCGACCACACCGACGCACGACTCACGCTCCACGACGACGAGGCGTTCGCGCCCGGACGGGCCACGCACGCCGCTCGCGACCACTTCGGCGCGGAGACGTTCGAGAGCGTCGGCGCGACCGACGCCGCCGTCCGCGCGGCCGGCGCCATCCTCGCGTACGTCGACGCGACCGACGCCGGCGTGCTCGCCTCCATGACGCGAGTGCGGACGCTCGCCGACGACGACCGCGTCACGCTCGACGCCACCACGCAGCGCAACCTCGAACTCACCGAGACCATGCAGGGCGGCGCGGAGGGCTCGCTGCTCGCGACGCTCGACCACACCGTCACGAGCGCCGGCCGACGCCGCCTCGCCGCGTGGCTCCAGCGACCACGCCGCGACGTCGACGCGCTCCGCGACCGCCAGAACGCAGTGGAGGCGCTCGCGAGCGCCGCACTCGCCCGCGACGCCCTCCGCGAACTGCTCGGCGACGCCTACGACCTCGAACGGCTCGCGTCGAAGGCGACTAGCCAGAGCGCGACCCCCCGCGACCTCGCCAGGGTTCGCGACACGCTCGCACTCGTCGCGGTCGTCCACGACCGCATCGTCGACGACCCGACGCTCGCCGACAGCCCGCTCGCCACCGTCCTCGACGCCGACACGCGCGAGCGCGCCGCCACCCTCGAAGGGGAACTCGACGCCGCACTCGTCGCCGACCCGCCACAGACCACGACGCAGGGCGGGATCTTCGCCCCCGGCTACGACGACGACATCGACGACGTCCGCGACCGTCACGACGCCGCCCGCGAGTACTTCGACACGCTCGAACAGTCCGTGAAGCGCGAGACCGGCCTCACGCACGTCACCGTCGACCGGAACAGGACCGACGGCTGGTACGTGCAGGTCGGCCGGAGCGAAGCCGACCGGATGCCCGAGCGCTTCCGGGAGGTGAAGACCCTGAAGAACTCGCGGCGGTTCGTCACGGACGAACTCGAGGAACGCGAGCGCGACCTCGTCCAGCTCGAGGACCGCCGGAGCGATCTGGAACGCGAGCGCTTCCAGGCGCTCCGCGAGACGGTCGCCGAGCACGCCGCCTTGCTCCAGGACGTCGGGCGAGCGTTCGCGTACGTCGACGCCCTCGCGTCGTTCGCCGAGCACGCGGTCGCGAACGACTGGACGCGACCGGAATTGACGACCGACGACGTCCTCGACGTCGACGCGGGCCGACACCCGGTCGTCGAGCAGACGACGGAGTTCGTGCCGAACGACCTCGCACTCGACGCCGACCGGCGGTTCGCGGTCGTCACCGGCCCGAACATGAGCGGGAAGTCGACGTACATGCGCCAGACGGCACTGATCGTGTTGCTCGCGCAGGTCGGGAGCTTCGTGCCCGCGGACGCTGCCAGGGTCGGCGTCGTGGACGGCGTGTTCACGCGCGTCGGGGCGCTCGACGAGCTCGCGCAGGGCCGGTCGACGTTCATGGTGGAGATGACCGAGCTCGCGAACATCCTCCACACGGCGACGGCGGACTCGCTCGTCGTCCTCGACGAGGTCGGTCGCGGCACCGCGACGTACGACGGGATCAGCATCGCGTGGGCGGCGACGGAGTACCTCCACAACGAGGTGCGCGCGAAGACGCTGTTTGCGACGCACTACCACGAGTTGACGACGCTCGCGGACCACCTCGAACGCGTGGTGAACGTGCACGTGGCGGCGGACGAGCGCGACGGCGACGTGACGTTCCTCCGCACCGTCCGCGAGGGGCCGACCGACCGCTCCTATGGCGTGCACGTCGCGGACCTGGCGGGGGTTCCGGAGCCGGTCGTGGAGCGCTCTCGCGAGGTTCTCGATCGGTTGCGGGAGGATGAGGCGATCGAGGCGCGTGGTGGGAGCGGTGGCGACGGGACGCGCCAGGTGGTGTTCGACCTGGAGAGCGGCGAACTTCGACCGGGTGGTGCCGCCGCGAACGCGGCGGCGTCCGGGTCGCGCGAGGGGAGCGCGCCGCAGTCCGATGAGGGTGCGAGCGGAGCGGCCGCCGACGATGCGATGGGAGCGGCTGCCGACGGTGCCGGCGGTGCCGATAGTGCTGGTCGCGGGTCGAACGCGTCGGTGGACGGCGGCGCTGGTGGTGCTGACGAGGGGCTGTCGCGGGCGGAGCGCGAGGTGCTCGCGGAACTGGCGGACGTGGACGTTGCCGAGACGACGCCGGTCGAGGTGCTGTCTCGCGTGCAGGCGTGGCAGGAGCGACTCGAAGAGCAGTAG
- a CDS encoding long-chain fatty acid--CoA ligase produces MDWRDAETEYEDEVVGETNLARMFEDSAQRNANRPAQMYKGGVYDRAMTRSVLPGAPDGEYRAISYEDMRTIVAHLATGFRELGVEPNDRVGIFSHTRMEWAQCDFALLSAGAVVTTVYAGSSKRQVRYLLSDPDATAVVVENEDMLARVLAVEDDLDLDVIVSMSALEERRHQRREDVYTLDEVHDLGSNHFDEDAYLEWVDDRDLDDLASLIYTSGTTGQPKGVQLTHENFRSNVNQIRKRFGPRPDRGDMPSIDVDTRAVSYLPLAHVFERLAGHFLLFASGACVAYAENPDTLQEDFSLVSPTTATSVPRVYEKIYDAIREQATESSVKERIFEWATDVGVEYHTTDDPGVVLRAKARVADRLVFQQVRDALGGNIDFFISGGGSLSAELCALYHGMGLPILEGYGLTETSPVLTVNPPEEPKIGTIGYPLPGVELQVDEDVVEQEPFADDPGAVGELLARGRNVTEGYWNKPDETAAAFTPADDGGDDWFRTGDVVHMREDGYVEFRERSKQILVLSTGKNVAPAPIEDAFASSKVVEQCMVVGDGEKFVGALLVPNFEHVRLLAADEGVSLPEDDEAAASHEFVRDVLEAEVDRVNSDFESYEKIKRFRVVPEEFTEENELLTPTMKKKRRDILDRYADEVASMYAED; encoded by the coding sequence ATGGACTGGCGGGACGCGGAGACGGAGTACGAGGACGAGGTCGTCGGGGAGACGAATCTCGCGCGAATGTTCGAGGACAGTGCCCAGCGGAACGCGAACCGTCCGGCGCAGATGTACAAGGGGGGCGTGTACGACCGCGCGATGACGCGGTCGGTGCTCCCCGGCGCACCCGACGGCGAGTATCGCGCGATCAGCTACGAGGACATGCGGACGATCGTCGCGCACCTCGCGACCGGGTTCCGCGAACTCGGCGTGGAGCCGAACGACCGCGTCGGCATCTTCTCGCACACGCGAATGGAGTGGGCGCAGTGCGACTTCGCGCTCCTCTCGGCGGGGGCGGTCGTGACGACCGTGTACGCGGGGTCCTCGAAGCGGCAGGTCCGGTATTTGCTATCGGACCCGGACGCGACGGCGGTCGTCGTGGAGAACGAGGACATGCTGGCGCGCGTGCTCGCCGTCGAGGACGACCTCGACCTGGACGTCATCGTGTCGATGAGTGCGCTCGAGGAGCGCCGACATCAGCGCCGCGAGGACGTCTACACGCTCGACGAGGTGCACGACCTCGGGTCGAATCACTTCGACGAGGACGCGTACCTGGAGTGGGTGGACGACCGCGACCTCGACGACCTGGCGAGTCTCATCTACACGTCCGGGACGACCGGGCAGCCGAAGGGCGTCCAGTTGACTCACGAGAACTTCCGGTCGAACGTCAACCAGATCCGGAAGCGGTTCGGGCCGCGGCCCGACCGCGGGGACATGCCGAGCATCGACGTGGACACGCGAGCGGTGTCGTACCTGCCGCTCGCGCACGTCTTCGAGCGACTGGCGGGGCACTTCCTGCTGTTCGCGTCTGGGGCGTGCGTGGCGTACGCGGAGAATCCCGACACGCTCCAGGAGGACTTCTCGCTCGTGTCGCCGACGACGGCGACGAGCGTGCCGCGCGTCTACGAGAAGATCTACGACGCGATCCGCGAGCAGGCGACGGAGTCGTCCGTGAAGGAACGCATCTTCGAGTGGGCGACGGACGTCGGCGTCGAGTACCACACGACCGACGACCCGGGGGTGGTGTTGCGTGCGAAGGCGAGGGTCGCGGACCGCTTGGTGTTCCAGCAGGTTCGGGACGCGCTCGGTGGGAACATCGACTTCTTCATCTCGGGTGGTGGGAGTCTCTCCGCGGAACTGTGCGCGCTCTATCACGGCATGGGGCTCCCGATCCTGGAGGGGTACGGGTTGACGGAGACGTCGCCGGTGCTGACGGTGAATCCGCCGGAGGAACCGAAGATCGGCACGATCGGCTACCCGCTTCCGGGCGTGGAGTTGCAGGTCGACGAGGACGTGGTCGAACAGGAACCGTTCGCGGACGACCCGGGGGCGGTCGGCGAGTTGCTCGCTCGCGGCCGGAACGTGACCGAGGGGTACTGGAACAAGCCCGACGAGACGGCGGCGGCGTTCACGCCGGCGGACGACGGCGGCGACGACTGGTTCCGCACGGGTGACGTCGTGCACATGCGCGAGGACGGGTACGTGGAGTTCCGGGAGCGCTCGAAGCAGATCCTCGTGTTGTCGACGGGGAAGAACGTGGCGCCGGCGCCGATCGAGGACGCGTTCGCGTCGTCGAAGGTCGTCGAGCAGTGCATGGTCGTCGGCGACGGCGAGAAGTTCGTCGGGGCGCTGTTGGTCCCGAACTTCGAGCACGTTCGGTTGCTGGCTGCCGACGAGGGCGTCTCGCTGCCCGAGGACGACGAGGCAGCGGCGTCGCACGAGTTCGTCCGCGACGTCCTCGAGGCGGAGGTCGACCGCGTGAACTCGGACTTCGAGTCCTACGAGAAGATCAAGCGGTTCCGCGTCGTCCCCGAGGAGTTCACGGAGGAGAACGAACTGCTGACGCCGACGATGAAGAAGAAGCGCCGGGACATCCTCGACCGGTACGCGGACGAAGTGGCGTCGATGTACGCCGAAGACTGA